The following coding sequences are from one Streptomyces sp. NBC_01485 window:
- the ligD gene encoding non-homologous end-joining DNA ligase — protein MTLPLIAPMLATPGRLPPVAQDTRWAYETKQDGQRAVVYLAGGGSVVLRARSGEDITAAYPELLPLGDALGGTPAVLDGEILALDEQGRADFQLLQSRMGLVQAPGRAARLAATAPVHLVLFDVLHLGGRSLLRSPYLRRRSRLEELALAGPCWSTPGALVGHGREALEATRAHGLEGLVCKRLDSAYEPGVRSRAWIKIRNMRVADVLVGGWLPGKGRLTGLPGALLVGQRSGTGLRYVGGVGTGWSEAERTELAALLRAAATDACPFDSVPRSADARWVVPRLVGEVRYSTRTRAGLLRQPSWLRLRPDLTPEESAADLPDISP, from the coding sequence GTGACCCTCCCGCTGATCGCCCCCATGCTCGCCACCCCTGGCCGGCTGCCGCCCGTCGCCCAGGACACGCGCTGGGCCTACGAGACCAAGCAGGACGGGCAGCGGGCCGTGGTGTACCTCGCCGGGGGCGGAAGCGTCGTCCTGCGCGCCCGCTCGGGCGAGGACATCACCGCCGCCTACCCCGAGCTGCTACCGCTGGGCGACGCGCTCGGCGGCACGCCGGCCGTGCTGGACGGCGAGATCCTCGCCCTGGACGAACAGGGCCGGGCCGACTTCCAGTTGCTGCAGTCCCGGATGGGGCTTGTCCAGGCGCCGGGCAGGGCCGCGCGGCTGGCGGCGACGGCGCCCGTCCACCTCGTGCTGTTCGACGTGCTGCACCTCGGCGGGCGCTCCCTGCTCCGGTCGCCCTACCTGCGGCGCAGGTCCCGGCTGGAGGAACTGGCGCTGGCGGGGCCGTGCTGGTCGACGCCGGGGGCCCTGGTCGGACACGGGCGGGAGGCCCTGGAGGCGACCCGCGCCCATGGCCTGGAGGGGCTGGTCTGCAAGCGGCTGGACTCGGCGTACGAGCCGGGCGTGCGCTCCCGCGCCTGGATCAAGATCCGCAACATGCGGGTCGCGGACGTCCTGGTCGGCGGCTGGCTGCCCGGCAAGGGGCGGCTGACCGGGCTGCCAGGCGCCCTGCTCGTCGGGCAGCGGTCCGGAACCGGCCTGCGGTACGTCGGCGGGGTGGGCACCGGCTGGAGCGAGGCCGAGCGGACCGAACTCGCGGCGCTGCTGCGGGCCGCCGCGACCGACGCGTGCCCCTTCGACTCCGTACCGCGGTCGGCGGACGCGCGCTGGGTCGTGCCCCGGCTGGTCGGCGAGGTCCGCTACAGCACCCGCACCCGGGCGGGGCTGCTGCGCCAGCCGTCCTGGCTGCGGCTGCGGCCGGACCTGACGCCCGAGGAGTCGGCGGCCGACCTCCCGGACATTTCCCCCTGA
- a CDS encoding ATP-binding SpoIIE family protein phosphatase, giving the protein MEHVVAAAVVDARGIVTGWSEGARLLTGHPAAEAVGRAAADLLAEDPPPRADSAWTGPVVVRHRDGSPVPLTVTACPLLGPDGRPTGYTLTAERPPTPERTLAGRAFQQASMSMSVFDPQQRYLRLNEVACKVMGVSEDVLLGRPFPETVEDAEHSRGFNWHLRHVTETGRPVRYESFTGAPSLNREHAWSIEMWPVREDSGEVSGVALAAFDSTEQYLARQRLALLNEAAASIGTTLDVVRTAEELIGVLVPQFADFASVDLLDWVLGADEPPPVPDGEIVLRRVAHGSVRDGAPEAGVRLGGSDAYPPYSAPARALREGRAILSQAGEPDFMRWFAERDASAPEGRRYRHGVHTMIAVPLRARGTVLGVAVGIRVAHPDDYEADDAVFAEELASRAAVCIDNARRFARERTTALALQHSLLPRGLPGQAAVEVAHRYLPSGSTAGIGGDWFDVIPLSGSRVALVVGDVVGHGIPSSATMGRLCMAVRTLADVDLPPDELLTHLDDLVTHLAAYDDGGDDVAELGATCLYAVYDPVSRRLTLAAAGHPAPAVVLPDGTARLVAMTPGPPLGVGGLPFEAVELELPEGSVVALYTDGLIEGRDRDLDRATGELCNALTAPAATLDALCDTVLKAVLPEEPGDDVALLLARTRALGADQVATWDVIPDPAHVAATRQAATEQLTAWGLEEAAFVTELVVSELVTNAIRYGAAPIQLRLIRDRTLICEVSDGSSTSPHLRRAHESDEGGRGLLLVAQLTQRWGSRQTDRGKTIWAEQTLEPE; this is encoded by the coding sequence ATGGAGCATGTCGTCGCTGCGGCGGTCGTCGATGCCCGGGGCATCGTGACGGGCTGGAGCGAGGGTGCTCGTCTGCTGACGGGCCACCCGGCCGCCGAGGCCGTGGGCCGGGCGGCGGCCGACCTGCTCGCCGAGGACCCCCCGCCGCGCGCCGACAGTGCGTGGACGGGCCCGGTCGTCGTGCGCCACCGCGACGGCAGCCCCGTCCCCCTCACCGTGACCGCCTGCCCGCTGCTGGGCCCCGACGGCCGGCCCACGGGATACACCCTCACCGCCGAGCGGCCCCCCACCCCGGAGCGGACCCTGGCGGGGCGCGCCTTCCAGCAGGCGTCCATGTCGATGTCGGTCTTCGACCCCCAGCAGCGCTATCTGCGCCTGAACGAGGTCGCCTGCAAGGTCATGGGCGTCTCCGAGGACGTCCTGCTCGGCCGCCCCTTCCCGGAGACCGTCGAGGACGCCGAGCACAGCCGGGGCTTCAACTGGCACCTCCGCCATGTCACCGAGACCGGCCGCCCGGTGCGCTACGAGAGCTTCACCGGCGCCCCCTCCCTCAACCGGGAGCACGCCTGGAGCATCGAGATGTGGCCCGTGCGGGAGGACTCCGGAGAGGTCAGCGGGGTCGCCCTGGCGGCCTTCGACAGCACCGAGCAGTACCTCGCCCGCCAGCGCCTGGCCCTGCTGAACGAGGCGGCGGCCTCCATCGGCACCACCCTGGACGTGGTGCGCACCGCCGAGGAACTGATCGGCGTCCTCGTGCCGCAGTTCGCCGACTTCGCCAGCGTGGACCTCCTCGACTGGGTCCTCGGCGCGGACGAACCGCCCCCCGTGCCCGACGGCGAGATCGTGCTGCGACGCGTCGCCCACGGCTCCGTGCGCGACGGCGCCCCCGAGGCGGGCGTCCGCCTCGGGGGCTCCGACGCCTACCCGCCGTACAGCGCGCCCGCGCGCGCCCTGCGGGAAGGGCGGGCGATCCTCAGCCAGGCGGGTGAACCGGACTTCATGCGCTGGTTCGCCGAGCGCGACGCCAGCGCCCCCGAGGGGCGCCGCTACCGGCACGGCGTCCACACGATGATCGCGGTGCCGCTGCGGGCCCGCGGCACCGTCCTGGGCGTCGCCGTCGGCATCCGCGTCGCCCACCCCGACGACTACGAGGCCGACGACGCCGTCTTCGCCGAGGAACTCGCCAGCCGGGCCGCCGTCTGCATCGACAACGCCCGCCGCTTCGCCCGCGAACGCACCACCGCCCTCGCCCTCCAGCACAGCCTGCTGCCCCGCGGCCTCCCCGGACAGGCGGCCGTCGAGGTCGCCCACCGCTATCTGCCCAGCGGCTCCACGGCGGGCATCGGCGGCGACTGGTTCGACGTCATCCCGCTCTCGGGCAGCCGGGTCGCCCTCGTCGTCGGTGACGTCGTCGGCCACGGCATCCCCTCCTCGGCCACCATGGGCCGCCTCTGCATGGCCGTGCGCACCCTCGCCGACGTGGACCTGCCGCCCGACGAACTCCTCACCCACCTCGACGACCTCGTCACCCACCTGGCGGCCTACGACGACGGCGGCGACGACGTCGCCGAACTGGGCGCCACCTGCCTCTACGCCGTCTACGACCCCGTCAGCCGCCGGCTCACCCTCGCCGCCGCCGGCCACCCCGCGCCGGCCGTCGTGCTGCCCGACGGCACCGCACGCCTCGTCGCCATGACCCCCGGCCCCCCGCTCGGCGTCGGCGGACTGCCCTTCGAGGCCGTCGAGCTGGAACTGCCCGAGGGATCCGTCGTCGCCCTCTACACGGACGGCCTGATCGAGGGCCGCGACCGCGACCTCGACCGAGCCACAGGCGAACTGTGCAACGCCCTCACCGCACCCGCCGCCACCCTCGACGCCCTCTGCGACACCGTGCTCAAGGCCGTCCTCCCGGAGGAGCCCGGCGACGACGTCGCCCTGCTGCTCGCCCGGACCCGGGCGCTCGGCGCGGACCAGGTCGCCACCTGGGACGTCATCCCGGACCCCGCCCACGTGGCCGCCACCCGGCAGGCCGCCACCGAGCAACTGACCGCGTGGGGGCTGGAGGAGGCCGCGTTCGTCACGGAACTCGTCGTCAGCGAACTCGTCACCAACGCCATCCGCTACGGCGCGGCCCCCATCCAGCTCCGGCTGATCCGCGACCGCACCCTCATCTGCGAGGTCTCCGACGGCAGTTCCACCTCCCCGCACCTGCGCCGCGCCCACGAGTCCGACGAGGGCGGGCGCGGCCTGCTGCTCGTCGCGCAGCTCACCCAGCGCTGGGGCAGCCGGCAGACGGACCGGGGCAAGACGATCTGGGCGGAACAGACCCTCGAACCGGAGTGA
- a CDS encoding peroxiredoxin yields MTKTLETGDLVEDFALPDETGTVRSLTDLLADGPIVLFFYPAALTPGCTAEACHFRDLAAEFAAVGARPVGISGDPVDRQQEFAGKHTLGMPLLSDADGAVRELFGVKRGFSLAPTKRVTYVIAQDRTVLEVVRSELRMNTHADRALDALRAHRA; encoded by the coding sequence GTGACCAAGACTCTGGAGACCGGCGACCTCGTCGAGGACTTCGCCCTGCCCGACGAGACCGGCACCGTGCGCAGCCTCACGGACCTGCTCGCCGACGGACCGATCGTCCTCTTCTTCTACCCCGCCGCCCTGACCCCGGGCTGCACCGCCGAGGCCTGCCACTTCCGTGACCTGGCCGCCGAGTTCGCCGCCGTCGGCGCCCGTCCCGTCGGCATCAGCGGGGACCCCGTCGACCGCCAGCAGGAGTTCGCCGGCAAGCACACGCTCGGCATGCCGCTGCTGTCCGACGCCGACGGAGCGGTGCGGGAGCTGTTCGGCGTCAAGCGCGGCTTCTCCCTGGCGCCCACCAAGCGGGTCACCTACGTCATAGCCCAGGACCGCACCGTCCTGGAGGTCGTGCGCAGCGAACTGCGCATGAACACCCACGCCGACCGCGCCCTCGACGCCCTGCGCGCCCACCGCGCCTGA
- a CDS encoding NPP1 family protein, producing the protein MSSPKFKAHRRRWLTGLAGAAALVVALPSVAFAAPPAALPSNAEAAELTYQPAFDYDTDGCYPTPAIGPDGTINGGLKPSGSVSGDCHDASDLDNTNTYSRYKCNNGWCAYMYGLYFEKDQAVGGSGIGGHRNDWEHVVIWVQNGSVQYVSTSNHGSFTVTAASGVRFENTHAKIVYHKDGIATHCFRLGNPNDEPPENAKGTWQYPPLVGWNGYPSGLRDKLSAYDFGSANFGLKDANFTNHLTSAKPSGIAFDPAA; encoded by the coding sequence GTGTCGTCACCGAAGTTCAAGGCCCACCGCAGGAGGTGGCTCACCGGACTCGCCGGCGCCGCCGCGCTCGTCGTCGCGCTCCCGTCGGTCGCCTTCGCCGCCCCGCCCGCGGCGCTGCCGTCCAACGCCGAGGCCGCCGAGCTGACGTACCAGCCCGCGTTCGACTACGACACGGACGGCTGCTACCCGACCCCCGCCATCGGCCCCGACGGCACGATCAACGGCGGTCTGAAGCCCTCCGGTTCGGTCAGCGGCGACTGCCACGACGCCTCCGACCTGGACAACACGAACACCTACTCGCGCTACAAGTGCAACAACGGCTGGTGCGCGTACATGTACGGCCTGTACTTCGAGAAGGACCAGGCGGTGGGCGGCAGCGGCATAGGCGGGCACCGCAACGACTGGGAGCACGTCGTGATCTGGGTGCAGAACGGCTCGGTGCAGTACGTCTCGACGTCCAACCACGGCTCGTTCACCGTCACCGCGGCCTCCGGCGTCCGCTTCGAGAACACGCACGCGAAGATCGTCTACCACAAGGACGGCATCGCCACGCACTGCTTCCGACTCGGCAACCCCAATGACGAGCCGCCGGAGAACGCCAAGGGCACCTGGCAGTACCCGCCGCTGGTCGGCTGGAACGGCTACCCGTCGGGGCTGCGCGACAAGCTCAGCGCGTACGACTTCGGCAGCGCCAACTTCGGCCTGAAGGACGCCAACTTCACCAACCACCTCACGTCGGCCAAGCCGTCGGGGATCGCCTTCGATCCCGCCGCGTGA
- a CDS encoding MarR family winged helix-turn-helix transcriptional regulator produces the protein MPTEPLPTSSAASREVIEIERALTRITYLSTRARRHERLMALAGVPLDRAAVALLRQIADSEPLRPGELAQRLGVEASHVTRTVQQLQKSGYVTRVPDPQDGRAQRIELTDTGRAAVDQVRDAGARGMQQALSDWSPEELRRLATLFHRMVDDFLSHSADEEPEQPATPSGA, from the coding sequence ATGCCCACCGAACCACTCCCCACGTCCTCCGCCGCCTCTCGGGAAGTGATCGAGATCGAGCGCGCGCTCACGCGCATCACCTACCTGAGCACCCGCGCCCGCCGGCACGAGCGGCTGATGGCACTGGCCGGCGTCCCCCTCGACCGCGCCGCCGTCGCGCTGCTGCGGCAGATCGCCGACTCCGAGCCGCTGCGGCCGGGGGAGCTGGCCCAGCGCCTCGGCGTGGAGGCCTCCCACGTGACGCGCACGGTGCAGCAGCTCCAGAAGTCCGGGTACGTCACCCGGGTCCCCGACCCGCAGGACGGCCGGGCCCAGCGGATCGAGCTCACCGACACCGGCCGCGCGGCCGTCGACCAGGTCCGGGACGCGGGCGCCCGGGGGATGCAACAGGCGTTGTCCGACTGGTCCCCGGAGGAACTGCGCCGGCTCGCCACCCTCTTCCACCGCATGGTCGACGACTTCCTCTCCCACTCCGCCGACGAGGAGCCCGAGCAGCCGGCCACGCCCTCCGGCGCGTGA
- a CDS encoding DoxX family protein produces MSRSERSPLLLAGLLATAGIAHLAKPRSFDATIPRALPGSPRAWTYASGVAELALAAAVALPRTRKPAALATAAFFVGVFPANVKMAWDARHRPTPVRAVTVGRLPLQIPLVLWARSVAAGADTAQTLKGQA; encoded by the coding sequence GTGTCCCGGTCCGAACGTTCACCCCTGCTGCTGGCGGGTCTGCTGGCCACCGCCGGGATCGCGCATCTCGCGAAGCCGCGCTCGTTCGACGCGACCATCCCGCGCGCACTTCCCGGCTCGCCCAGGGCCTGGACGTACGCCAGCGGCGTCGCCGAACTGGCACTGGCGGCCGCGGTGGCGCTGCCGCGGACCCGCAAGCCGGCGGCACTCGCGACGGCGGCGTTCTTCGTCGGCGTCTTCCCCGCCAACGTCAAGATGGCGTGGGACGCCCGCCACCGCCCCACCCCGGTCAGGGCCGTCACCGTCGGCCGTCTCCCGCTGCAGATACCCCTCGTGCTGTGGGCCCGCAGCGTCGCCGCCGGCGCCGACACCGCGCAGACCCTGAAGGGGCAGGCGTGA
- a CDS encoding GNAT family N-acetyltransferase: MTAVARVRAAERSDLSRVAELAAAHAEYERAAPPVPDLAERLAVLLFDTPAPRLCCLVAETAGGEVVGYATCSPEFSTWEGREYLYLDCLFLTPGHRGLGLGALLMDAVTDRARDLGLSEVQWQTPAWNDGAIRFYARLGALGTDKRRFSLHVSS, translated from the coding sequence GTGACCGCCGTCGCCCGGGTACGGGCCGCCGAGCGTTCCGACCTTTCCCGCGTCGCCGAACTGGCCGCCGCGCACGCGGAGTACGAGCGCGCCGCCCCGCCGGTGCCCGACCTCGCCGAGCGCCTGGCCGTGCTCCTCTTCGACACCCCCGCGCCCCGGCTGTGCTGTCTGGTGGCCGAGACGGCCGGCGGCGAGGTCGTCGGCTACGCGACCTGCTCGCCCGAATTCTCCACCTGGGAGGGCCGCGAGTACCTCTACCTGGACTGTCTGTTCCTCACCCCCGGCCACCGGGGTCTGGGGCTCGGCGCGCTGCTGATGGACGCGGTGACGGACCGCGCCCGCGACCTGGGCCTGTCCGAGGTGCAGTGGCAGACGCCCGCCTGGAACGACGGCGCGATCCGCTTCTACGCCCGCCTCGGCGCCCTCGGCACGGACAAGCGGCGTTTCAGCCTGCACGTGAGCTCGTGA